In Helianthus annuus cultivar XRQ/B chromosome 9, HanXRQr2.0-SUNRISE, whole genome shotgun sequence, the following are encoded in one genomic region:
- the LOC110874962 gene encoding tetraspanin-8 has translation MIKHSFTISHLHIFFTILSSHQTLLPMASTSNVLTTILNVMTLLLGVILITGGVWTSVHPGTATLCEKTFAKPYLFTGIFLVLLAVLGIVGAFFRINSFLYIYSAVLLIIIVGLLAFAIFALVVTNKRIGKAVSNHRFREYRFRDYSKWLQKHVVTEKNWDNIKSCLIDSRICMAIARAKTAKEFYRSSLTQLESGCCKPPGNCKYLFVNATYWVPPKSGIQSDDPDCKSWSNNQKKLCYDCGSCKVGVLSNMKHLWRKFAMLNFSILVFVIVIYCISCCAIRNNNEIPQPCHI, from the exons ATGATAAAACACAGTTTCACCATTTCTCACCTTCATATATTCTTCACTATCCTCTCTTCACATCAAACCCTGCTACCAATGGCGAGCACAAGCAACGTGTTGACCACAATCCTCAACGTGATGACCTTACTCTTAGGCGTCATCCTGATCACCGGCGGCGTATGGACGTCTGTCCACCCCGGAACTGCCACCTTATGTGAAAAAACATTCGCCAAACCCTACTTATTCACCGGGATATTCCTCGTGCTACTCGCGGTCCTCGGGATCGTTGGCGCTTTCTTCCGGATCAACTCCTTCCTATACATTTACTCCGCCGTGTTGCTTATTATCATTGTTGGCTTACTGGCCTTTGCAATCTTTGCTCTGGTGGTTACCAATAAGCGAATTGGGAAGGCCGTGTCCAACCACAGGTTTAGAGAGTACCGGTTTAGGGATTACTCTAAGTGGCTGCAGAAACATGTTGTCACCGAGAAGAATTGGGATAATATCAAGAGTTGTTTGATCGATTCGCGTATTTGTATGGCGATCGCGCGAGCAAAGACTGCTAAGGAGTTTTACCGGAGTAGtttgactcaacttgag TCTGGTTGCTGCAAACCACCGGGGAACTGCAAGTATTTGTTTGTGAATGCGACGTATTGGGTGCCACCGAAGTCGGGGATTCAGTCGGATGATCCGGACTGCAAGAGTTGGAGTAACAACCAGAAGAAGCTGTGCTACGATTGCGGGTCGTGCAAAGTTGGAGTGTTGAGTAACATGAAGCATTTGTGGAGGAAGTTTGCGATGCTTAACTTTAGCATTCTTGTTTTTGTGATCGTTATCTACTGCATCAGTTGCTGTGCTATCAGGAACAATAACGAGATACCGCAACCTTGCCACATCTGA
- the LOC110879634 gene encoding phenylalanine--tRNA ligase beta subunit, cytoplasmic yields MPTVSVGRDLLFQALGRTYTQDEFDELCFEFGIELDDVTTEKAIIRKEKHLKEEDEIGGNEEIIYKIDVPANRYDLLCLEGLVQALRIFLGIDSVPKYKLADDIGKESMLKMHVKPETSVIRPFVVCAVLRGIEFNEARYNSFIDLQDKLHQNICRRRTLVAIGTHDLDTIDGPFTYEALPPSEIEFKPLKQVETFKADKLMEFYKSDLKLKKYLHIIEDSPVYPVIYDRNRTVLSLPPIINGAHSAISLKTKNVFIECTATDLTKAKIVLNTMVTMFSVYCKQKFMVEPVEVTYPDGKSYSCPELSPYDMKVSLSYINHIAGISLEANKVAGLLNKMQLHAEQTVSEDNECTFIVSVPPTRSDVLHACDVAEDVAIAYGFNKIPKRMPASLKPLPLNQFSDLIRTEIALCGYTEVLTWILCSYKENSAMLNRKDDKSTAVVIGNPRSADFEVVRSSLMAGILKTAAHNKDHPKPIKIFEVGDVTVLDELKDVGATNHRQLAALYCGATSGFELIHGLVDRIMEVTGTPFVLAGDNTGYYIERSDEPEFLSGRQASIIYKGKRIGTFGIVHPQVLENFDISDPCSVVELNIESFL; encoded by the exons ATGCCTACTGTCAGTGTCGGAAGGGACCTTCTTTTCCAAGCCCTAGGGCGCACTTACA CACAAGATGAATTCGATGAGTTATGCTTCGAATTTGGAATAGAGCTCGACGATGTG ACAACCGAGAAAGCCATTATAAGAAAGGAGAAACATCTAAAAGAAGAAGACGAAATTGGTGGCAATGAAGAAATAATCTACAAAATTGACGTCCCTGCGAATCGGTATGATTTGCTTTGTCTTGAGGGGCTTGTTCAGGCACTGCGCATATTTTTGGGCATTGATTCCGTACCTAAATACAAACTTGCTGATGATATTGGTAAGGAATCTATGCTGAAAATGCATGTAAAGCCTGAG ACGTCTGTGATTCGTCCGTTTGTTGTTTGTGCTGTTTTGAGAGGTATAGAGTTCAATGAGGCGAGATATAACAGTTTTATTGATCTTCAAGATAAGCTTCATCAGAATATATGCAG GCGAAGAACTCTGGTTGCTATTGGAACACATGATTTGGACACAATAGACGGCCCATTCACGTATGAG GCTTTGCCACCGTCAGAGATAGAGTTCAAGCCACTAAAACAG GTGGAAACTTTCAAAGCTGATAAGCTGATGGAATTTTACAAG TCTGATTTGAAACTTAAGAAATACTTGCACATAATTGAAGATTCACCTGTTTACCCTGTTATTTATGATCGAAACAG AACCGTGTTGTCTCTTCCGCCAATAATTAACGGAGCACACTCGGCTATCTCTTTGAAGACCAAAAACGTGTTCATCGAATGCACAGCCACCGATTTGACCAAGGCCAAGATCGTTTTGAACACAATG GTTACAATGTTCTCCGTGTACTGCAAACAAAAGTTCATGGTTGAACCAGTTGAAGTAACATACCCCGATGGGAAATCCTATAGTTGCCCTGAATTATCACCCTATGACATGAAGGTGTCTTTATCATATATAAATCATATAGCAGGGATTTCATTAGAGGCAAATAAG GTTGCTGGATTGTTGAACAAAATGCAGTTGCATGCGGAACAAACTGTCTCTGAAGATAACGAATGCACTTTTATTGTGTCGGTTCCCCCTACCAGAAGTGACGTTCTTCATGCATGTGATGTAGCAGAG GACGTGGCGATTGCTTATGGTTTCAATAAAATTCCAAAGCGGATGCCTGCATCTTTGAAGCCCTTGCCGCTGAATCAGTTCAGTGACCTTATCAGAACAGAG ATCGCATTGTGTGGTTACACGGAAGTGTTAACATGGATCTTATGTTCTTACAAAGAGAATTCCGCCATGCTGAACCGTAAAGATGACAAATCTACTGCAGTTGTCATTGGAAATCCCCGCTCCGCAGATTTTGAG GTTGTAAGAAGCAGTCTCATGGCTGGAATACTGAAAACGGCCGCCCACAATAAAGATCATCCGAAACCTATCAAG ATATTTGAAGTAGGCGATGTAACTGTATTGGATGAGTTGAAAGATGTTGGGGCCACAAATCATCGCCAACTGGCAGCTCTTTACTGTGGCGCTACTTCTGGTTTCGAG TTGATACATGGTCTAGTAGACAGAATCATGGAAGTAACGGGCACTCCTTTTGTATTGGCTGGGGACAATACTGGTTACTACATTGAGCGCTCAGAC GAACCTGAGTTTCTTTCGGGAAGACAAGCTAGCATCATCTACAAAGGGAAGCGGATAGGAACTTTTGGTATTGTTCACCCACAG GTGCTGGAAAACTTTGACATATCCGATCCATGCTCCGTCGTGGAGCTCAACATCGAGAGCTTTCTATAG